One window from the genome of Helicoverpa armigera isolate CAAS_96S chromosome 4, ASM3070526v1, whole genome shotgun sequence encodes:
- the LOC110370492 gene encoding uncharacterized protein LOC110370492: MSLRVSFLLCALVALVALSAAKPDDGETVTVPAPGLTYGGIPYGSVSGNVAEFFSRQAPSGGRSVYLNGPRGNSVDYAPIEQFLR, translated from the exons GTATCTTTCCTGCTGTGCGCTTTGGTGGCACTGGTCGCGTTGTCTGCGGCTAAGCCTGATGATGGAGAGACTGTCACTGTACCTGCTCCTGGACTTACATACG gaGGCATTCCATACGGCAGTGTGAGCGGCAACGTTGCGGAATTCTTCAGCCGACAAGCGCCATCTGGCGGTCGCTCCGTGTACCTCAACGGACCTCGCGGCAACAGCGTCGACTACGCGCCTATTGAGCAGTTTCtacgatag